Proteins encoded by one window of Vitis riparia cultivar Riparia Gloire de Montpellier isolate 1030 chromosome 11, EGFV_Vit.rip_1.0, whole genome shotgun sequence:
- the LOC117925183 gene encoding F-box protein SKIP1-like, whose product MDNQGGQAESELNSDWSELTHECLTNVLSRLTLHDRWTGPMLVCKSWLHACKDPSLFSTLDLEVHFDSPTESARWWTPEFERKINAMLQSIADWSGGSLTKIRVRHCSDRSLSFAADRCSNLEVLSIKSCPNVTDASMARVAFRCLKLREVDISYCYEISHESLILLGRNCPNLKILKRNLMNWLDPSQHIGIVPNEYLNACPQDGDSEAAAIGKTMPHLEHLELRFSKISAKGLALICDGCLNLEYLDLSGCANLTSRDIANATSNLKNLKKIEKPNFYIPRSVFHAERYGHWRLYDDRFQTDTFRI is encoded by the exons ATGGATAACCAAGGAGGCCAGGCCGAGTCTGAACTCAACTCGGACTGGTCGGAGTTGACTCACGAGTGCCTCACCAATGTTCTATCCCGACTCACCCTCCACGACCGATGGACTGGACCCATGCTCGTCTGCAAGTCCTGGCTCCACGCCTGCAAAGACCCTTCTCTCTTCTCCACCCTCGATCTCGAAGTCCACTTCGACTCCCCCACCGAGTCCGCTCGCTGGTGGACTCCTGAGTTTGAGCGGAAGATCAACGCCATGCTCCAATCCATTGCTGATTGGAGCGGTGGGTCGCTCACCAAAATTCGTGTCAGACACTGCTCTGATCGGTCGCTCTCTTTCGCCGCTGACAG GTGCTCGAATCTTGAGGTTCTTTCAATCAAGAGCTGTCCAAATGTTACTGATGCATCAATGGCTAGAGTAGCTTTTCGATGCCTCAAGCTCAGGGAAGTTGACATTAGCTACTGCTATGAAATTTCTCATGAATCCCTGATTCTGCTAGGAAGGAATTGCCCTAATCTCAAAATTCTGAAGCGGAACCTGATGAACTGGCTGGATCCCTCCCAACACATAGGAATTGTCCCTAACGAATATCTAAATGCTTGTCCTCAAGATGGGGACTCTGAAGCTGCTGCTATTGGCAAAACTATGCCTCATTTAGAGCACCTTGAACTTCGGTTCTCCAAGATATCAGCTAAAGGCCTTGCTTTGATCTGTGATGGGTGTCTGAACCTCGAGTACTTGGATCTTTCTGGTTGTGCAAACCTGACAAGTCGAGACATTGCCAATGCTACATCCAATCTGAAGAACTTGAAGAAGATTGAGAAGCCAAATTTCTACATCCCGAGGTCAGTCTTTCATGCTGAGAGGTATGGCCATTGGCGGTTGTACGATGATCGATTCCAAACAGATACTTTCCGAATTTGA
- the LOC117925388 gene encoding UPF0057 membrane protein At4g30650-like: MATRCEIFCEILIAILLPPVGVCFRHGCCSVEFCICLLLTLLGYIPGIIYALYVIVFVDRDPDDYYWRPLNA, from the exons ATGGCCACTCGCTGCGAAATCTTCTGCGAAATACTAATTGCGATCTTGCTTCCTCCGGTTGGTGTCTGCTTCCGACATGGTTGCTGCAGC GTTGAGTTCTGTATTTGCTTGCTCCTCACTCTGCTTGGTTACATTCCCGGAATAATCTACGCTCTCTATGTGATCGTGTTCGTCGATCGCGATCCCGATGACTACTACTGGCGCCCTCTCAATGCCTAG
- the LOC117925181 gene encoding shikimate O-hydroxycinnamoyltransferase-like, whose amino-acid sequence MKIEVKKWSMVCPAKDTPKHTLWMSNLDLVVPRIHVPTVYLYKPNAFCSNFFDASRLKEALSDALVQFYPVAGRLGLDANGRIQINCNGEGVLFQEAEADAIIDDLGDFTPSHRLRHLIPVVDHSAHISSYPLLLLQVTYFKCGGVCLGVAIHHMVADGSGCIHFINSWSDITHGIPIAISPFFDRTILRARDPPAPRFSHVEYHPPPPLHGPSTPKPTSTLILHLTPEHLNTLKAKSVRHGSPSPSSVKYSTYETLAAHLWRCICKARGLSHDQPTKLYIPTDGRLRLRPTLPPGYFGNALFTSTLTAKSGDLQSEALSDTVQRIHNAIAGMEDEYLRSAVDYLEMQPNLTALVRGAHTFRSPNLVVGSWTRLPIHDANFGWGRPMHMGLGSGVFEGNVCIQRSPTKDNHLSVVICLEAQPMQLFKDLLYDI is encoded by the exons ATGAAGATTGAGGTGAAGAAGTGGAGTATGGTATGCCCAGCAAAGGATACCCCCAAACACACCCTCTGGATGTCCAACTTGGACTTGGTGGTTCCTAGAATTCACGTGCCCACTGTCTACTTGTACAAGCCCAACGCTTTTTGTTCCAATTTCTTCGACGCCAGTAGGCTTAAGGAGGCTCTCAGCGACGCTCTTGTCCAATTCTATCCGGTGGCCGGAAGGTTGGGGTTGGATGCAAATGGTAGAATTCAAATCAACTGTAATGGAGAGGGTGTGTTATTTCAGGAGGCGGAAGCGGATGCTATTATTGATGACTTGGGTGACTTCACGCCTAGTCACCGACTACGGCACCTCATTCCGGTGGTGGACCATTCTGCCCACATTTCTTCTTATCCGCTCCTCCTCTTACAA gTAACTTACTTTAAGTGTGGGGGAGTCTGCCTCGGTGTGGCCATTCACCACATGGTAGCCGACGGCAGCGGTTGCATCCATTTCATCAACTCATGGTCTGATATCACACATGGTATCCCCATCGCCATCTCACCCTTCTTTGATCGGACGATTCTCCGTGCTCGTGACCCGCCTGCTCCAAGATTCTCCCACGTGGAATACCATCCTCCACCTCCTCTCCACGGCCCATCCACCCCTAAGCCCACTTCCACGCTCATCCTTCATCTCACACCTGAGCACCTCAACACCCTCAAAGCCAAATCTGTGCGCCATGGAAGCCCAAGCCCAAGCTCAGTGAAATATAGTACCTATGAAACCCTGGCAGCCCACTTGTGGCGCTGCATATGCAAGGCACGTGGCCTCTCCCATGATCAACCCACCAAATTGTACATCCCCACCGATGGACGGTTGAGGTTGCGTCCTACACTCCCACCTGGTTACTTTGGGAATGCACTTTTCACGTCGACGTTAACTGCCAAGTCGGGTGATCTCCAATCTGAAGCCTTGTCAGACACCGTTCAGAGGATTCACAACGCAATAGCAGGAATGGAGGATGAGTATCTGAGATCGGCTGTTGACTACCTTGAGATGCAGCCAAATCTAACGGCTCTAGTTAGAGGGGCTCACACATTCCGCAGCCCGAACCTCGTGGTTGGGAGCTGGACACGACTACCAATCCATGATGCGAATTTTGGGTGGGGAAGGCCCATGCACATGGGGCTGGGGAGTGGGGTGTTCGAGGGAAATGTATGCATACAGCGGAGCCCAACCAAGGACAACCATTTGTCTGTGGTGATATGCTTAGAGGCTCAGCCCATGCAACTCTTCAAGGATTTGTTATATGACATCTGA